Proteins from a single region of Cydia amplana chromosome 17, ilCydAmpl1.1, whole genome shotgun sequence:
- the LOC134656123 gene encoding probable G-protein coupled receptor Mth-like 3, with protein MKIIIINLMLIGASFALNGSYCCSEKQEIWVDDNNLNHCLDTRTNATMKITLNCFDNLTFIVSNEFLPYKLNPDGSLGILMGEMSEVTSVAIGDFCVGRQTKDGEESEVAIICQSEMEAEIVSEEVLGYCMAVSSVFLALTALVYVAFPDLRDLQGKSITCLCSTQAIANALFCVMKVMMYSHMTWCAVRGFLAYYFNISTFFWMNAIAVQILINIKHPSSNESWSKFIWYALYAWGAPAVLTAILVIVNYLPGPHVRPGIGYNQCWFLDMKRTWLYMYSVLAMLMAANVAIFVYASVSLWKHTFSSSHLQALRYKSWMMFRLFIIMGLPWIFEMVTSLTPAHTFWVILDIINCLQGLIVFLILVVFRRRVIKALYKRDALLCLSGAAESYLKGAEDEEDIVTPTVGVPMEETGTI; from the exons ATgaagataattattattaatcttaTGCTAATTGGTGCTTCTTTCGCACTTAATGGCAGCTACTGTTGCTCCGAGAAACAAGAAATATGGGTTGATGACAACAACTTGAATCATTGTTTGGACACGAGGACCAACGCTACCATGAAGATCACCCTGAATTGTTTTGATAACTTGACATTTATTGTTTCTAACGAGTTCCTGCCATATAAGCTGAATCCAGATGGAAGCTTAGGTATTCTAATGGGAGAAATGTCTGAAGTCACATCAGTTGCAATTGGCGA CTTCTGCGTCGGGCGTCAGACTAAAGACGGGGAAGAGTCCGAGGTGGCGATCATATGCCAGAGCGAGATGGAGGCTGAAATAGTGAGCGAGGAGGTGCTGGGCTACTGTATGGCGGTGTCGAGTGTCTTCCTCGCACTCACGGCCCTCGTGTATGTTGCGTTTCCAGACCTCAG AGATCTACAAGGAAAGAGTATCACATGTTTATGTAGCACGCAAGCTATCGCCAATGCGTTATTTTGCGTTATGAAAGTTATGATGTACTCTCACATGACATGGTGCGCGGTTCGAG GTTTCCTGGCCTATTACTTCAACATCTCAACGTTCTTCTGGATGAACGCAATAGCTGTACAAATTCTTATCAATATAAA GCATCCGTCGAGTAATGAAAGTTGGAGTAAGTTTATATGGTACGCGTTGTACGCGTGGGGCGCGCCCGCCGTCCTCACCGCGATACTGGTCATAGTCAACTATCTCCCCGGACCCCACGTGCGGCCTGGGATAGGCTACAACCAATGTTGGTTTCTTG ATATGAAACGCACGTGGCTTTACATGTACAGCGTGCTTGCCATGCTAATGGCGGCCAACGTGGCGATCTTCGTCTACGCTTCCGTCTCCTTGTGGAAGCACACCTTCTCGTCCTCTCACCTGCAGGCGCTGAGATATAA GTCGTGGATGATGTTCCGACTGTTTATAATCATGGGTTTGCCGTGGATTTTCGAAATGGTCACCTCACTGACGCCTGCTCACACGTTTTG GGTTATACTGGACATCATAAACTGTCTGCAAGGCCTGATAGTCTTCCTAATACTAGTGGTGTTCCGTCGGCGCGTGATCAAGGCGCTATACAAGAGAGACGCCCTGCTCTGCCTGAGCGGTGCGGCCGAGAGCTACCTGAAAGGTGCCGAAGATGAGGAGGATATCGTCACACCCACTGTAGGTGTGCCAATGGAGGAAACTGGAACTATTTGA